A single genomic interval of Spirosoma linguale DSM 74 harbors:
- a CDS encoding glycosyl transferase family 39 (PFAM: glycosyl transferase family 39~KEGG: azo:azo0746 hypothetical protein), which yields MTTNSSSIDDRWFYALVAVGVLLNATGLFPPIMELDGALYACIAKQMAQTNDFVNLYAVGSDWLDKPHFPFWVIALSYKVFGINTFGYKFPALLFFLGSVVYTYKFARLTYPKVVAQLAALVLLTAFHGVLSNSDVRAEPYLMPLIIGAVYHFYRVFLGDRDDSNATSQRYGVSQGWLHLAIGSFLTGCALMTKGVFVLIPIGGGLVIHWLLTGQWRELLKPRWYVAVVLSFVFTLPEIYCLYQQFDIHPEKVVFGQRGVSGVRFFFWDSQFGRFFNTGPIKGEGDKFFFVHTLLWAFLPWSLPLYIGIGKVLRDLVKHQPASDPSPSIEYVSLGSGLLTFLLFSFSGFQLPHYMNIVFPFFALLTAQFLVSLAPATLRKWTIGQTAISLAIVGLSIALLLFVQPENVVGAVVLVIVTTLAIFTLFRQNTLLSLSGRMVGAMLILAGTLNLFLYPTFLRYQAGMAGAQYVNGDAKLAKRPTVLYEPGTGVGGGSFWSYEFYVRSPTVYARSDSSLMIQLQSGSRQVFTSGADADSLASRGFQVKHLAVFPYYHVSQLTYEFLNPATRSQTLEPYVLAEVGPKKE from the coding sequence ATGACTACGAATTCCTCTTCTATTGACGACCGCTGGTTTTATGCCCTTGTTGCGGTGGGTGTCCTGTTAAACGCAACCGGTTTGTTCCCGCCTATTATGGAGCTCGATGGCGCCCTTTATGCCTGTATAGCAAAACAAATGGCGCAAACCAACGACTTTGTGAATCTCTATGCGGTAGGCAGCGACTGGCTCGATAAGCCCCATTTTCCGTTCTGGGTAATTGCACTGAGTTACAAAGTTTTTGGCATCAATACGTTTGGCTACAAATTTCCGGCCCTGCTGTTTTTCCTGGGCAGTGTTGTATACACCTATAAATTTGCCCGGCTGACGTACCCCAAAGTCGTTGCTCAGCTTGCCGCGCTGGTTTTACTGACAGCTTTCCACGGCGTATTATCCAACAGCGATGTACGGGCCGAGCCCTACCTGATGCCGCTGATCATTGGAGCTGTTTACCATTTCTACCGTGTCTTTCTGGGCGACAGAGATGACAGTAATGCCACATCTCAACGATATGGCGTCTCCCAAGGCTGGCTTCACCTCGCTATCGGCTCCTTTCTAACTGGCTGCGCCCTGATGACCAAAGGCGTTTTTGTGCTTATCCCAATCGGTGGCGGCTTAGTCATTCACTGGCTGTTAACGGGCCAGTGGCGGGAGCTACTCAAGCCTCGTTGGTACGTGGCCGTAGTCCTGTCCTTTGTGTTTACCCTTCCCGAGATATACTGCCTCTATCAGCAATTCGACATCCACCCCGAAAAGGTTGTTTTTGGACAGAGGGGTGTATCGGGCGTTCGATTCTTTTTCTGGGACAGCCAGTTCGGACGGTTCTTCAATACGGGGCCGATCAAAGGCGAAGGAGACAAGTTTTTCTTTGTCCACACGCTGCTGTGGGCGTTTTTGCCGTGGTCGTTACCCCTCTATATTGGCATTGGAAAGGTGCTCCGGGACTTGGTCAAACACCAACCAGCCTCTGATCCATCACCATCCATAGAATATGTTTCTCTGGGGTCTGGCCTGCTTACCTTTCTCCTGTTCTCGTTTTCGGGTTTTCAGTTGCCCCATTACATGAACATTGTATTCCCGTTCTTTGCCCTGCTGACCGCTCAGTTTCTGGTTAGCCTCGCCCCTGCTACGCTCCGTAAGTGGACCATTGGACAAACAGCTATTAGCCTGGCAATCGTGGGACTATCCATTGCCCTATTACTATTCGTTCAACCCGAAAATGTGGTAGGCGCGGTGGTTTTAGTCATCGTTACAACCCTGGCGATTTTCACACTCTTCCGGCAGAACACGCTTTTATCGCTGTCGGGACGCATGGTGGGAGCGATGCTGATTCTGGCCGGTACACTGAACCTGTTTTTGTACCCGACGTTTCTGCGGTATCAGGCCGGTATGGCAGGGGCTCAGTACGTCAACGGCGATGCCAAACTCGCCAAACGGCCAACCGTTCTGTATGAACCCGGCACGGGTGTGGGCGGGGGCAGTTTCTGGTCGTACGAGTTTTACGTACGCTCCCCTACCGTTTACGCCCGCTCCGATTCGTCCCTCATGATTCAACTACAGTCAGGCTCCCGGCAGGTGTTTACCAGTGGTGCCGATGCCGATTCGCTGGCATCGCGCGGGTTTCAGGTAAAGCATCTGGCCGTGTTTCCATATTACCACGTGAGCCAGCTAACGTATGAGTTTCTGAATCCCGCTACCCGCTCGCAAACCCTGGAGCCCTATGTACTGGCCGAGGTAGGACCAAAGAAAGAGTGA
- a CDS encoding efflux transporter, RND family, MFP subunit (TIGRFAM: efflux transporter, RND family, MFP subunit~PFAM: secretion protein HlyD family protein~KEGG: sde:Sde_0328 ABC transporter permease) — protein MDRVLPKRFWTTQRLALFGGGTLVIGLLAYTLFFADRRSKLNVEKDKITVSTVSTGPFEDFIAVTGVVQPLKTIRLDAIEGGYVTQKLVEGGSTVKQGDVLLKLENQSLKLSFLQSETEANRLVNDLQNTRQRLQVERFTLRKTLADLDAQIDQAKDSYDRQAKLYKDKVVSEEDYLKAKRAYERLAGQRTIEIETQKYQEDNAKFQIKQLEGTLQRTQKNVALWQQTLDNLVVKAPVSGQLSSIDVEVGSNINRGQNIGQIDDLNGFKMRVGVDEHYISRVFAGLKGSFEFNGKMHELTINRVYPEVKSGRFEVDMIFPKGAPEGIKRGQSSPIQLELGKAAKATLIPVGGFFSDTGGNWVYVVDKSGKRAVKRQITLGRKNPEFYEVLDGLQPGEQVITSSYENFGDNEVLEF, from the coding sequence ATGGATCGCGTACTACCTAAACGATTTTGGACAACTCAGCGCCTGGCTCTTTTTGGGGGCGGGACACTGGTAATTGGCTTACTGGCTTACACCCTTTTCTTCGCCGACCGTCGGTCGAAGCTGAATGTGGAAAAAGACAAAATAACGGTCTCAACCGTCTCAACAGGGCCTTTTGAAGATTTTATCGCCGTAACGGGCGTAGTTCAACCGCTGAAAACCATCCGGCTCGATGCCATTGAAGGTGGGTATGTCACCCAGAAACTGGTTGAAGGCGGCAGCACGGTAAAACAGGGCGATGTACTCCTGAAACTGGAAAACCAAAGCCTGAAACTGAGCTTCCTGCAATCCGAAACCGAAGCCAACCGACTGGTCAACGACTTACAAAATACTCGCCAACGATTACAAGTTGAGCGGTTTACGCTCCGAAAAACGCTGGCCGATCTGGATGCGCAAATCGATCAGGCCAAAGACTCCTACGACCGGCAAGCCAAATTGTATAAAGACAAAGTCGTTTCGGAAGAGGATTACCTGAAAGCCAAACGGGCCTACGAACGGCTGGCTGGCCAGCGGACCATTGAGATCGAAACGCAGAAGTACCAGGAAGATAACGCCAAGTTCCAGATCAAACAATTGGAAGGCACCTTGCAACGTACGCAGAAAAATGTGGCTCTTTGGCAGCAGACGCTGGATAATCTAGTGGTGAAAGCGCCCGTTTCGGGGCAGTTGTCCAGCATCGATGTAGAAGTTGGCTCGAATATCAACCGGGGGCAGAACATCGGACAGATTGATGACCTGAATGGTTTCAAAATGCGCGTAGGGGTCGATGAGCATTACATCAGCCGGGTATTCGCTGGTCTGAAAGGCTCATTTGAGTTCAACGGAAAAATGCATGAACTTACCATTAACCGGGTGTATCCGGAAGTAAAAAGCGGCCGTTTTGAGGTCGACATGATTTTCCCGAAAGGGGCACCCGAAGGCATCAAGCGCGGTCAGTCGTCGCCCATACAGCTGGAGTTGGGCAAAGCGGCTAAAGCAACGCTCATTCCCGTCGGCGGCTTCTTCTCCGATACGGGCGGCAACTGGGTGTATGTGGTTGACAAGTCGGGCAAGCGGGCGGTAAAACGCCAGATTACGCTGGGCCGCAAAAACCCTGAGTTCTACGAAGTGCTGGACGGCCTCCAGCCCGGCGAACAGGTGATAACCAGCAGTTACGAGAATTTTGGTGATAACGAAGTATTAGAGTTTTAA
- a CDS encoding ABC transporter related protein (PFAM: ABC transporter related~SMART: AAA ATPase~KEGG: cps:CPS_4701 ABC transporter, ATP-binding protein) has translation MIQTINLQKLFSTEEVETTALNGINMDVKDGEFVAIMGPSGCGKSTLLNILGLLDNPSEGEYNFYGTEVAKMTERQRAQLRKGSIGFVFQSFNLIDELTVYENVELPLLYLKTPPDERKKRVEEALERMSIMHRRNHFPQQLSGGQQQRTAIARAVVAKPKLILADEPTGNLDSKNGEEVMKLLGELNDEGTTIIMVTHSPYDAGFAHRIVNLFDGKVVTENFHV, from the coding sequence ATGATCCAGACAATTAACCTTCAAAAACTCTTTTCGACCGAAGAAGTCGAAACCACCGCCCTCAACGGCATCAACATGGATGTGAAAGACGGCGAGTTCGTTGCCATCATGGGGCCATCGGGCTGCGGCAAATCCACGCTGCTTAACATCCTGGGTCTACTGGATAACCCCAGCGAAGGCGAGTACAATTTCTACGGCACGGAGGTCGCCAAAATGACCGAACGTCAGCGGGCGCAACTCCGCAAAGGCTCCATCGGCTTCGTGTTCCAGAGCTTTAACCTGATCGACGAACTGACCGTATATGAGAACGTCGAGCTGCCCTTGCTGTACCTGAAAACGCCCCCCGACGAGCGGAAGAAGCGCGTAGAAGAGGCCTTGGAACGGATGAGCATCATGCACCGGCGCAATCACTTCCCGCAGCAGCTTTCGGGTGGTCAGCAGCAGCGGACGGCCATCGCACGGGCGGTTGTTGCCAAACCCAAGCTGATCCTGGCCGATGAACCGACGGGTAACCTCGACTCGAAGAATGGCGAAGAAGTAATGAAACTATTGGGCGAACTGAACGACGAAGGCACCACGATTATCATGGTAACCCACTCACCCTACGACGCCGGTTTCGCGCATCGCATTGTGAACTTGTTTGATGGTAAGGTGGTCACGGAAAATTTCCACGTGTAG
- a CDS encoding protein of unknown function DUF214 (PFAM: protein of unknown function DUF214~KEGG: cps:CPS_3505 ABC transporter, permease protein): MFRNYLKIAFRSLMKNKLFSSINVLGLALGMACSLLIGLWVRDELSYDRFLPNAESIHYVRVNFPYNGETVTNYITPGPLQEAIAKDVPEVAAATKINFNNEVLVKVGETVAKEKGHYATADFFGVFDLPAVYGNPKAALAQPNQIVITRKVAEKFFPNGLALGKTLQLDNNKFYVVGAVLENLPTNSTLQFDWLVNWKAYEQDWMKTWGNNSFQTFVRLKPRTTLAQAEKAMADIYPRFAGKNFETGRPILQPITDLHLYSDYKNGVSVGGRIEYVRIFSIVALFMLLIACINFMNLATAQSAMRAKEVGVRKVVGALRSSLIGQFLSESMITSGMAVVLALALVWYVLPTFNATFEKQLTLDLTQPTLWLTLLVLVLITGFLSGSYPALFLSSLQPIKILKGNGLGLRVQLSKGRTVLSPALFRRALVVFQFSLSIFLIVGMLAIGRQMNYLRTKNLGLDRENVVYIPLEGEIAQPKKVEAFRQEVMRQPAIASATTAMSLPVNVQSTSGDLKWPGKDPNLQTNVSCMFVGGDFTKTMNIKLVDGRDFRTDSPADSTNYLINEAAARLMSMKDPVGKDVQFWPGKGKIIGLMKDFHLNSLHQEITPLILCFDSRNTSYLLVKTRAGQAPAAIADLEKLSKQFNPNYPFTYHFLDEEFESLYRSEQQVNTLVNYFGFLAILISCLGLFALAAFTAEQRTKEIGVRKVLGASVVNIVGLLSKDFLTLVLIALVLSTPLAWWALSKWLETFAYRENLTWWIFGVAGLLAVVIAFLTVSYQSIKAALMNPVTSLRSE; encoded by the coding sequence ATGTTCCGCAACTACCTCAAAATCGCGTTTCGGAGTTTGATGAAGAACAAACTCTTCTCTTCCATCAACGTGCTGGGTCTGGCGCTGGGCATGGCGTGCAGCCTGCTTATTGGCCTTTGGGTAAGGGACGAACTAAGCTACGACCGCTTTCTGCCCAATGCAGAGAGCATTCATTATGTGCGGGTTAATTTTCCCTACAACGGCGAAACGGTGACGAACTATATCACACCCGGCCCCTTACAGGAAGCCATCGCCAAAGACGTACCGGAAGTAGCGGCTGCGACCAAAATCAACTTCAACAACGAGGTGCTCGTGAAAGTGGGCGAAACAGTCGCCAAGGAAAAAGGGCACTACGCTACCGCCGACTTTTTCGGGGTCTTCGACCTGCCTGCCGTGTATGGAAATCCGAAAGCTGCGCTGGCGCAACCCAACCAGATCGTTATCACCCGAAAAGTAGCGGAGAAGTTTTTTCCTAATGGCTTAGCCCTCGGCAAAACACTGCAACTCGACAATAACAAATTCTACGTGGTCGGAGCAGTACTGGAAAACCTGCCGACCAACTCGACCCTGCAATTCGACTGGCTGGTGAACTGGAAAGCCTATGAGCAGGACTGGATGAAAACATGGGGTAACAACTCGTTTCAAACGTTTGTCCGGCTGAAACCCCGAACTACGCTGGCCCAGGCGGAGAAAGCAATGGCCGACATTTACCCCCGCTTTGCCGGTAAAAATTTCGAAACGGGCCGTCCCATCCTACAACCCATCACCGACCTGCATCTGTATTCAGACTACAAAAACGGCGTATCGGTGGGCGGCCGCATCGAATACGTACGGATTTTCTCTATTGTGGCGCTGTTCATGCTGCTCATTGCGTGCATTAACTTTATGAACCTCGCCACGGCCCAGTCGGCCATGCGGGCGAAGGAAGTGGGCGTTCGGAAAGTGGTTGGCGCGTTGCGGTCGTCGCTGATCGGTCAGTTTCTAAGCGAGTCGATGATCACAAGCGGGATGGCTGTTGTGCTGGCCCTGGCGCTGGTCTGGTATGTGCTGCCCACCTTCAACGCAACCTTTGAAAAACAACTCACCCTCGACCTCACCCAACCGACGCTGTGGCTCACACTGCTGGTTTTAGTGCTGATTACCGGCTTTCTGTCGGGTAGTTATCCGGCGCTGTTTCTGTCGTCCTTACAACCGATAAAGATTCTGAAAGGGAACGGTCTGGGGCTTCGGGTACAGCTCAGCAAAGGACGAACCGTTCTAAGCCCGGCCCTGTTTCGGCGGGCACTGGTTGTGTTTCAGTTTTCGCTGTCGATTTTTCTGATTGTTGGTATGCTGGCTATTGGTCGGCAGATGAATTATCTGCGAACCAAGAACCTGGGCCTCGACCGCGAAAATGTCGTTTACATTCCGCTGGAAGGCGAAATAGCGCAGCCTAAAAAGGTAGAAGCGTTCCGACAGGAAGTCATGCGCCAGCCAGCCATTGCATCGGCCACCACGGCCATGTCGCTCCCCGTAAATGTGCAAAGCACCTCCGGCGATCTGAAATGGCCCGGCAAAGACCCCAATCTGCAAACCAACGTGTCGTGTATGTTTGTGGGTGGCGATTTCACCAAAACCATGAACATTAAGCTGGTCGACGGGCGTGACTTCCGCACCGACAGCCCCGCCGATTCGACCAATTACCTCATCAACGAAGCCGCGGCCCGGCTCATGTCGATGAAAGACCCGGTTGGTAAAGACGTGCAGTTCTGGCCGGGTAAAGGCAAGATCATTGGCCTGATGAAAGATTTTCACCTCAACTCACTCCATCAGGAAATTACGCCCTTAATTCTTTGCTTTGACAGCCGCAACACGAGTTACTTGCTCGTGAAAACCCGCGCTGGTCAGGCCCCGGCCGCCATCGCCGATCTCGAAAAACTATCGAAGCAATTCAACCCGAATTACCCGTTTACGTATCATTTTCTGGATGAAGAGTTCGAGAGCCTGTATCGGTCTGAGCAGCAGGTAAACACGCTGGTCAATTATTTCGGCTTTCTGGCGATTCTGATTTCCTGCCTGGGGCTGTTTGCGCTGGCGGCTTTCACAGCCGAGCAGCGTACCAAAGAAATTGGCGTTCGGAAAGTGCTGGGCGCGTCGGTAGTGAACATCGTCGGCCTGCTTTCCAAAGACTTTCTGACGCTGGTATTGATTGCGCTGGTACTGTCTACGCCACTGGCGTGGTGGGCCCTGAGCAAATGGCTCGAAACCTTTGCCTATCGGGAAAACCTGACCTGGTGGATTTTTGGTGTGGCGGGCCTGCTGGCCGTTGTTATTGCGTTTCTAACGGTAAGTTACCAAAGCATCAAAGCTGCGCTGATGAACCCGGTAACGAGTTTACGGTCTGAATGA
- a CDS encoding protein of unknown function DUF214 (PFAM: protein of unknown function DUF214~KEGG: cps:CPS_3505 ABC transporter, permease protein), which yields MFRNYLKVALRTLWKHRTHTLINIVGLSVAFGTCVLLFLTATFELSYDSFHTDADRIFRLNFLSTNRDGTTDRGSTMPYPISPALKAEFPEIEGVTRWFDRSASIRRNSQTYTKDVRMADADFLHMFSFPLQKGNPKTAMNGLSDIVISERMANDIFGKEDPVGKPLQLRMNGAWQAFTVTGVISNPPKNSTFDFDALIRSDNAGDYQEFKSRWDHGNHDVYVQVKAGTDAQTLQRRTQAFMDKYFAKDIKERQEQGYPKNELGYQRSLLLEPLRDVHFDTVTTHGAGISRAYVYTLLLIGLFILAIACINFINLTIAQSLSRAREVGVRKSLGAQRAQLFGQIWGETLLLCFGALVIGLGLAYAVLPTFNRLFRSYLTLDNFLTPTVLLVTALCFLLITLIAGGYPSWFVTRFNAVEVLKGRVKVSKPGVLRNSLIITQFTIACLLIVCTIIVRQQITYLQQRPMGMDKEQVISVPVGGELNGTVALKAMRDRLANQPNITAVSGSGVNIGAGLDGSSSRMMFGFQYGKRDVTCDWLRIDTDYLKTMGIKLLKGRDFSPDFSTDSSSAVLITQSMAKALGEANPIGKFIKPDNKSYQIVGVVSDFNLYSLHQEAKPITLQMESSAPIQYILVRVNPQNLTGAMETIKTAWKTIAPKQEFIGSFLDENTERWYRKEQRLSTIFSTAAGIAILLSCMGLFSIALLTIEQRTKEIGVRKVLGASVASIVALLSKDFLKLVVAAIVIASPLAWWAMDNWLQDFAYKIDIAWWVFAVAGLLAVVIALATVSFQSIKAALMNPVQSLRSE from the coding sequence ATGTTCCGCAATTACCTGAAAGTCGCCCTGCGAACGCTCTGGAAACACCGCACGCACACACTCATCAACATCGTTGGGCTGTCGGTGGCGTTCGGTACCTGCGTGCTGTTGTTCCTGACGGCTACCTTCGAACTCTCCTACGACAGCTTTCATACCGATGCCGACCGCATCTTCCGGCTGAACTTTCTGTCGACCAACCGCGATGGAACGACGGATAGAGGCAGCACCATGCCGTATCCCATCTCCCCCGCCCTCAAAGCCGAATTTCCGGAGATTGAAGGGGTTACGCGTTGGTTCGACCGGAGCGCGAGTATCCGGCGCAATAGCCAGACCTACACCAAGGATGTCCGCATGGCCGATGCGGATTTTCTTCATATGTTCTCCTTCCCGCTCCAGAAAGGCAACCCCAAAACGGCCATGAACGGTCTGAGCGACATTGTCATCAGCGAACGTATGGCGAACGATATTTTTGGGAAGGAAGACCCCGTGGGCAAGCCCCTCCAGCTCCGTATGAACGGCGCCTGGCAGGCATTTACCGTGACGGGCGTAATAAGCAATCCTCCAAAAAACTCAACCTTCGATTTTGATGCACTCATCCGCAGCGACAACGCGGGCGATTATCAGGAGTTCAAAAGCCGCTGGGACCACGGCAACCATGATGTATATGTACAGGTAAAAGCCGGTACCGACGCGCAAACCCTGCAACGCCGGACGCAGGCTTTCATGGACAAATACTTCGCGAAGGATATTAAAGAGCGGCAGGAACAGGGGTATCCAAAAAATGAACTGGGTTACCAGCGCAGCCTTCTTCTGGAGCCCTTGCGCGATGTCCATTTTGACACCGTCACCACACATGGTGCTGGTATCAGTCGGGCGTACGTGTATACATTGCTGCTCATCGGCCTGTTCATTCTCGCCATTGCCTGTATCAACTTCATTAACCTCACCATTGCGCAATCGCTCTCGCGGGCTCGGGAAGTGGGCGTTCGTAAATCGCTGGGGGCTCAACGGGCACAGCTGTTTGGCCAGATCTGGGGTGAAACCCTGTTGCTGTGCTTCGGCGCATTAGTCATTGGCCTGGGGTTGGCGTATGCTGTGCTACCCACCTTCAATCGCCTGTTCCGAAGCTATCTGACACTGGACAACTTCCTGACACCAACCGTATTGCTGGTAACGGCATTGTGCTTTCTGCTCATCACGCTCATAGCGGGCGGCTATCCATCCTGGTTTGTGACGCGCTTCAATGCTGTGGAGGTCCTGAAAGGCCGGGTGAAGGTGAGCAAACCGGGCGTACTTCGCAATTCACTCATCATCACTCAGTTTACCATAGCCTGTCTGCTTATCGTCTGCACCATAATAGTCCGGCAGCAGATCACCTATTTGCAGCAGCGACCGATGGGCATGGACAAAGAACAGGTTATCAGCGTACCGGTGGGTGGCGAACTCAACGGCACCGTCGCCCTGAAAGCTATGCGCGACCGGCTGGCCAACCAACCCAACATCACCGCCGTATCGGGTTCGGGCGTGAACATCGGCGCGGGACTGGACGGTAGCTCATCCCGAATGATGTTCGGTTTCCAATACGGCAAACGGGACGTTACCTGCGACTGGCTCCGCATCGACACGGATTACCTGAAAACAATGGGTATCAAACTCCTGAAGGGCCGCGATTTCAGCCCGGACTTCAGTACGGATTCCAGCTCGGCGGTGCTGATTACCCAGAGTATGGCGAAGGCACTAGGCGAAGCAAATCCTATAGGAAAATTCATTAAGCCCGATAATAAATCGTACCAGATTGTGGGTGTCGTTTCCGATTTCAACCTGTACTCCCTGCATCAGGAAGCCAAACCGATTACCTTGCAAATGGAGTCGAGCGCACCCATTCAGTACATTCTTGTCCGGGTAAATCCGCAGAATCTAACGGGCGCAATGGAAACCATCAAGACTGCCTGGAAGACCATCGCGCCCAAACAGGAGTTCATCGGCTCGTTTCTGGATGAAAACACCGAACGCTGGTATCGGAAAGAACAGCGGTTATCGACCATCTTTTCGACCGCTGCGGGCATTGCCATTTTGCTCTCGTGCATGGGTTTGTTCTCCATCGCTCTGCTCACCATCGAACAGCGCACCAAAGAGATTGGCGTTCGGAAAGTGCTGGGTGCCAGCGTAGCCAGTATTGTGGCCCTGCTCTCAAAAGACTTTCTAAAACTGGTTGTAGCGGCCATCGTCATTGCCTCACCTCTGGCATGGTGGGCCATGGACAACTGGCTTCAGGATTTCGCCTATAAAATTGATATTGCCTGGTGGGTCTTTGCGGTAGCGGGTTTGCTGGCGGTTGTGATTGCGCTGGCAACCGTAAGCTTCCAGAGTATCAAAGCCGCCTTGATGAACCCAGTGCAATCGTTACGGTCCGAATGA